In the Hyphomonadaceae bacterium BL14 genome, one interval contains:
- a CDS encoding GDYXXLXY domain-containing protein: MTAPVRLIVMALAMGAVLIAMAGLHAAQRAGGTEIRLDMLAVDPRDPLLGHYVVIETPLHRLDLNAYGPVQTGFSRGSDVYVSLRRDSETGTWTAASVHDRHPGEGVVIRGKVERVMERVDQVTDADGERVRDRDSARSELRVHYNLERYYASRDEALELEYMREEARLRLIVSVSNSGNAVIKGLEIDGEDRLDRLF, encoded by the coding sequence ATGACCGCGCCCGTCCGCCTGATCGTGATGGCGCTGGCGATGGGCGCCGTGCTGATCGCCATGGCCGGTCTGCATGCCGCGCAGCGCGCGGGCGGAACTGAAATCCGGCTGGACATGCTGGCGGTCGATCCGCGCGATCCGCTGCTGGGCCATTATGTCGTGATTGAAACCCCGCTTCACCGGCTGGACCTGAACGCGTACGGCCCCGTCCAGACCGGATTCTCACGCGGCAGCGATGTCTACGTTTCCCTGCGCCGTGACAGCGAGACCGGAACCTGGACCGCGGCCAGCGTCCATGACCGCCATCCCGGAGAGGGCGTGGTGATCCGGGGCAAGGTGGAGCGCGTGATGGAGCGCGTCGACCAGGTCACGGACGCAGACGGCGAGCGGGTGCGCGACCGGGACAGCGCCCGCAGCGAACTGCGTGTGCACTATAATCTGGAACGCTACTATGCCAGCCGGGATGAAGCTCTGGAGCTGGAATACATGCGCGAGGAGGCGCGGTTGCGCCTGATTGTATCGGTCAGCAATTCAGGCAATGCCGTCATCAAGGGACTGGAGATTGACGGCGAGGATCGGCTGGACCGGTTGTTTTAG
- a CDS encoding rhomboid family intramembrane serine protease: MTGPDPDTRPPPPVQAPRQPILTGLPPVIALLLAVMIGTHALDWWSVNQGDGAFHGWLVDTAAVRTGDTADRFGTGPLGGFAPYLAHVFLHFGWAHLLLNAGALLAFGAAAARPFGTGPVGSAGFLAFFFACGLAGAGLHALVHMSEASVMAGSSTAVMGLLAAAGWAQGGRRGMLRLAVPLLALHVVMILADPWLSLPIAWTGHVGGLLVGMIAYPAFVRIFARP, encoded by the coding sequence ATGACCGGTCCGGATCCCGATACACGTCCGCCACCCCCCGTGCAGGCGCCGCGCCAGCCGATTCTGACGGGGCTGCCGCCGGTGATCGCCCTTCTGCTGGCGGTCATGATCGGCACGCACGCTCTGGACTGGTGGTCGGTCAATCAGGGTGACGGCGCTTTTCATGGCTGGCTGGTAGACACCGCCGCCGTGCGCACCGGCGACACCGCAGACCGGTTCGGGACGGGCCCGCTGGGCGGGTTTGCACCCTATCTGGCGCATGTCTTTTTACATTTTGGCTGGGCGCACCTGCTGCTCAATGCCGGGGCACTGCTGGCCTTTGGCGCGGCGGCGGCGCGGCCCTTCGGGACGGGCCCGGTCGGATCGGCGGGCTTCCTTGCCTTCTTCTTTGCCTGCGGGCTGGCGGGGGCGGGCCTGCATGCCCTGGTGCACATGAGCGAGGCCAGCGTCATGGCCGGGTCATCGACGGCGGTGATGGGATTGCTGGCCGCGGCCGGCTGGGCCCAGGGCGGCCGCCGGGGCATGCTGCGCCTGGCGGTGCCCCTTCTGGCCCTGCACGTCGTGATGATCCTGGCCGATCCCTGGCTCAGCCTGCCCATCGCCTGGACAGGCCATGTGGGTGGGCTTTTGGTGGGGATGATCGCCTATCCGGCCTTCGTACGGATTTTCGCGCGGCCTTAG